The window GAGGATGAGGGCGGGGGTgatggatgaggaggagggctAAAAGCTAAATTGGCGGCGTTCACTTGGCCCACGCAGCCTCGCATTCCTTTGCCCTTTTTCCCCCCTTTGCCTCGCGACCACGGCGCTTCCTGTGAGGCAGGAAGTTAACTCTGTTTCCTGTCACGGTCCTCTTTCATGTGGTCACTTCCTCGTGTTTTGCCAGCgccgctctctctctctgtttaCTCAGAGTGCAGTGCTCCTGGCGGTGGACTGGCGCAGAACCCGCAGTTTTATTATCTGAGAGTCCAGTTTGCGGAACATTTATTAGCAGGGCTCCAAACACTAAACGAGAAAAGCGCAGCCCAATGTCTTTGCTGCTATCTTTACACTCTGCTTCTCTGTGGATCGGCTGCTGTGAAACCTTGAGTTTTGTAACCATGTTGAGGAATGTTGATTGTGATGACTGGCTGGCTGGGAATCCTGTCTCTACTGTTTCCTAAGAGACAGTAACACGTTGGCTGTGATTACAATTGAACTTTGCACACGGTGATTAGCTGGAATGTCGAGATTCTTTGTGCACTGCGGCAAAAGATAAGTCCCGTGGCGGAACTTGCAGGACTCTTGACTTTGTGACACTTGATGTGACCTGTGTTCTTGTTTTGCAAGCATACATGGTGGGACATGAGGCTTTTCCACCAAGCAGTCCAAGCACTTTTGCAGAGTATCCCAAAAATATGTACACACTCCtgaccaaaatgttaacaccagttgaaaaactgcaagaatgtccattttgcacttttggatcttaagggggttctaagtagagcttcaaaataagacaaaaatgtttttgagtaagcaatttattgcaaagaagcattaaagtgaaagaggctgttcatcagctgatctaaagtttaagaccatatcttaaaaaaaaactgaaatcccactaaaatagaaataaaatgttgacaaaaggactcagtaatgtgccattcttgttaatgagctgaaaaatgggtttgggcgtgcttgaagcttgatgtcagtgtttccaACAGGCTAGCgggatggcttcacagagggcatccactgtctggaactgatgtccatttttgtaaacttctcttgccatccatccgccaatgttctccattggatttagatgaggggaacacgcaggatggtccaaaagagtgagcttattcctctggaagaagtcctttgtgaagtgcagcgttgtcctgttgaagaagccagtcaccacacagacgagggccttcagtcacgagggatgccccctgcaacatctccacatagccatcttccgtttgacgcccctgcacaacctgaagctccattgttccattgaaggatcatgatggcgccccctccactgtcccatgtggaaaacatctcgagtgggatctccttgtcatgccggtAATGTTGGAAGCTATCAGGACGAAGCcatcaagggagaatcaaacttgcttccacctttcaatgtccctctcatgtttggtgctctcctgaaaattccaaacattgaaggagacgaggccttggAAGATGTTTTTTCGTcttcaaagccttctctggcagatggcgcctgatggttattggactgcactcggcacaagtaacaaccttcattcgggccgaggatggtcccgtgtcttgattgACAGCCAGTGGGATCCGCCGGctcatttttttcacttgacttttttgttccatgagcctcaggatgtgggaagaagtttgaaatgactgtcttattgcgtccaacctcagcagcaatggcgcgctgcgagaggccttacttatgcagctcaacaatcccaccgcgttcaaagagagaaagcttttttgcctttgccatcaggagatcatgacagtgtgaatacttgACACCAAATCACatccaatccacatttttgccacgaTTTTGGCTtctaaaggctgtgctcttaaacttttgatcagctgatgaacagcctattccaCTTCAGTTCTTTTTtgcaaaaatagttttttgtctcactcccatttcttctcctTAACCTCCTTAACgtccaacagtgcaaattgTACATTCTGGACATTTTTCATCTGGAGTGTACATTTTCAAGACTCTTGCCTTAGTCATGAAAGTAGCCCTGATGGAGGCATAAAAGGTGCAGGCTTCTCCGTCCTGTAACGGCGATGACATAAGGACTGCGACAGGACATCCCGGCGTCTGCGCTCGCATTGCAGTCATTCCTGGCTCGCGGCACAGTTGAAAATTAGCACAGCGCGCTCAGGCAGTCACGGGAACCAGCGGCTCATGACCAGACGTTACTTTTGTCATAGCCGTTTACTGGGACACTGGGCGGAGTGGgttgcatcatttcattcagATACTGTGGCCCCTCAGCTTAATTAACATCACTTTGGGTTTATCAGGTGTACAATCAAATAACAATTGTGTTCCACATTGGATAGCTCGGCCCTTATTCGTGCTATATCGGAAGAGATACCCCACTTGCACCTCATGACCTCAAAgtcaaacataaacaaaaacatggctgacGACCGCAATAAAGTAGCGATTATTTTGTTTGCGAAGAAACAGCAGTCCCGACAACATATCTAATAGTTTGTTTTGTGCAACCTTGACCAGCTTTTCACTGCATAACTTGTATCATTTTGTTATGAATGGCAATATCTactaaaactaataataaacacataaataGAGTTTGTATGGTGGTAAAGTCTACTGCAGTTCAACCATTCTTATAAACAGCAGAGGACTGTTGTCAcatggagcagtggttctcaagtggtgggtcgggacccagaAGTGGGTCACGAGtcaaaaatgaaattgaaacttcaatattttagacATCTTCTTGTATGGTACATGTTCACTGTACAGTTATAAGTCAAATATGGGATTTTGTGCTCTTACTTAATataattttgatatttaattttaatttatgcattatttgtatgcatgcagttatgccttaataaattcctctaaagtgcactttggacatgtaattatgtgtccTAATGTTTCAAGAGATGACAttggcaatttaaaaaaacaaatacatttgcttggtttctAACTTAAAAATTAAAGTACAAATGAATTACATAAGTGCATACATGAAAACATCaataaagtaattaaaaataaataaaaattaaaatgactttaaTTAAATtctaaaaaacattatttaaaattttttaaaaaatgacaatgccttaaataaaagtgggtcgcagctaaatgaccattggaaaatgtgggtcccaggtcgagaccagttgagaacccctgtTTAGTTGTAATAAAACCTCCAAATTAAGCATGCTGATTTGCGAATATGCAGGGATTTAGAGTGTTGCAGGATTCTTCCTAAAGGGTGAGTGTATTCTGGGATGCAGCAAAAACAAGCCTTGCTTGACACAAATGTTGGAAGGTGGTGCAGGTGATGCTAATGAGAAGGCGAGTGCGCCGTGATTGGAGAGTGTAGGGTGATGGATGGCGGAGATGAGACGAGGCAGAGGTGAAAGCAGGGGGCAGATCTGGAGGCAGATGTGCGACACGTTGAGGACGTCAGCCCCAgttttatgtgtgtgtcttGCTCAGGCTCATAACACAAAACAGTTTTCCTCGGCGGCTCGCTGGGTCCTTAAATAACAGTTCTGGCTCATTTGAAGCCTCCGAATCCCAGCAGGCTGTAAAGTAGGACATCAGTGATGCTTTGCTCAGCAGACCTTTGCCCAATAGTCCCATTCATTTGTTTGCGGTGGTTTAGTCACGCTTCGCTTGCTCCAGGCACAAAAATACTTGTCGCCAAGCAACGTCTGTGCAGACTATTAAATtgggaagaaaaaaagctgattTTGTGTGCTCTCGACAGGTGGAATGTATTCTTTTTAGGTTTGCGTGCATGCTGAGTGATCAAAGTCTGCTCGTCACGTCAACTTATTGACATCTATTTCGTGGAGTAGAGCAAACAACGCCACGTTCCCGAGTGACAAGGCACTTTCTTTTTGCTCCCTCAGATCATCTGTCAAGCTCTTTTGAAAAGAAGAGCAGCTGCAAAATGGATTTGCACTTGAGTGCAAAGGCAAATGTTTTTGTGGAAAGGGCACATCTCTCACACCGATCACACCCACATCATCCTCTCCTCCACAGAACTCCATCAGACACAACCTGTCGCTGCACAGCCGCTTTGTCCGCGTCCAGAATGAGGGCACGGGGAAGAGCTCCTGGTGGATGCTGAACCCCGAGGGCGGGAAGAGCGGCAAGTCCCCCAGACGCCGGGCGGCCTCCATggacaacaacagcaaattCACCAAGAGCAGAGGACGGGCCGCAAAAAAAAAGGTAGGTGATGAACGGGGACTCAGCTAAACGATTGACAGTTTCCACATTGCTTCCATGTCCATGTTTTTCTTGATATATTGTAATCACATGACCGGGAACGGTCATGGAACACTGACAGTGAGTCTCCTGGTCCACTAAGAGTCTCCCTGTCTTCCCACAGCTGTCCCTGCAAGGCGGCCCGGACGGTGGCGCAGACAGCCCGGGCTCCTACAACAAGTGGCCCGGCAGCCCCAACTCCCACAGCAATGATGATTTTGACGCCTGGAACAGCTTCAGGCCTCGGACCAGCTCCAACGCCAGCACCGTCAGCGGGCGCCTGTCGCCCTTCATGCCCGAGGACGACCTGGGCGAGGCGGACGTGCACATGGGCTACCCGGGCGCCCCCGGCCCCAAGATGACTGCCACGCTGCCCAGCCTCACAGAGATGACCGGATCCCTGGGACACAGCTCGGAAAACGTTATGGAGAACCTTCTGGACAATCTGAACTTGCTCTCGCCTAACAACTCTCAGGTCGGAGGCGGGGCGACAACCCCGGGCTCCTCCCAGTCCTCCCCCTCCCCCATGATGCAACCCAGCCCCGGCTACCCCTCATACAGCTCCCCCAGCATGGTGTCGCAGCCCCCACAGGAGTACCGCAAGTGTGTGTACGGTCAAGCGGGGATGAACACCATGCCGCCCATGACCATGCAGACCCTGCCGGAGAGCAAGACCACCTTCGGGCCTGCCATAAGTCCATACAGCTGCTCTGCCGGGCTTCTGAAGGAGCTTCTCACATCAGACACAGACCAGCATGGAGACCTCCTTCCGTCAGTCGACACGGTGGTATCTCAGTCCAGCGGGGGCTGCATGCTGCCGGCGTACAGCAGCGGCCAGCATGCAGCCAAACTCATGGCAGGGGGGAATGGCCACCATCACGGTCTGTCCCATCCTCGCCCGCACAGTGTGCACAGCCAAGCCCCGCCCACTTCAGCAGCTATGAACGGTCGCTTGCTCATGTCTCTCAACCACAGCGGCAGCACGGCGCGCTTGCCTTCCACCAAAAACCCCATGCAGATGCCTTACGGCCTCTCAAGCCACCTCAGCGGCGGGGGCGCACCCGGCACCTTCTGCCCTATCAACACCAACGGATATGGACGCCTGGGCCTGGCGCCGCCCTCCCACCTGGAGAAGCTGCCCAGCGACCTGGATGACATGTCCATAGAGAAGTTTGAGTTTGACATGGAGACTGTCCTCCACGAAACTCTCATGGACGGGGACTCGCTGGATTTCAACTTTGAGCCGATGGTGACCCAGCAAGGGTTCCCCCACGGGGTGAAGACCACCACGCACAGCTGGGTGTCTGGCTAGGAGGactgaaaatgtaaagaaatggAATCAGTTGGACTGATCTTTGGGTGGTAAGACACAAGCTTTCAAGACGAAACCAAGACCAAGTTTCTGTACCTTCGACATTCCTGCTTAGAAACACTTTTCACGTCACTTTACGACAAAGTGCCAGCCTTTAATCTATTGGAAATATCAATCCTTACTAACTTAAGTGCCAAACAATTTGCCTTAACAATGGAGCCAACGCACGGGTGGTGTTTGGACTCCATCACATCATCCATGAAGGTTGAACAAAGGCACCTGGAGCTTGTGGGTCCCTTGTGGCACCAAGACTGCAGGAGTTACAGATGGTATCTCCTAGTTTGACATTGGTTCTCTGGgtccctttttttgttgagaCGGTTCTCATCCTCAATCTTCATCCAGTCGCCTTCAGTTCAACCTTCATAGATGAAGACCATGGGTGACTGACTTGCCAAACATCATCTCCATCATCAGCATCAAGGAAAGCCGGACGCCGTACACTTGCAGTACCCGTGGCTCCTTGGCTAGCGTCTGAATGTAAATACCACGCCCTGGCACACGATCGGGATCAGGTTGTGTGATTACGTTTACAGAGCAGAAGCGAGAAACCAATCTGGCTCCAAGCAAAAACTGGATGGtttataattgttattattataattattatttttgtagtttttgagCCGCTTTCTCGCTGTCTTTCTCTTCTTCTGattgtgtgtacatacagtacctttAAGAGTGTATATTAACATGATATAGTACATGTTTACTAGATTGTAGTATATATTTGAGAGGTAAATTATTGTCTTTAATATAGATTATTATTGTGGTGCGCCGCCTGCACTCGGAACCTTAATACCACAGGGGCCTATTTAAGTCGTTCTTGAAGGGTTTTttattgtataaatatatacagtacgtatacagtagatccccaaaTATTGGCAACCTCGCAAAAtcagtgactttttaaaatcaaaattttTTTTGGTGCCGTTTTGTGCTTAAAATCTCGATCATTAGGTGGTGTTATTGGTGGAAAACCACATTGGAACAATGGAACTGTACCACACAGACGGTTTGACTAAGACtacgcttacacactaatatgcaCGCAAAAACTGTACTATTTCATACGCCTTTACAACCCACACGAAATGTTGgccaccatgaaaaaaaatcatacttttgtcagtcatacaggctctttgtctcggtgggtggaggcggggccaccagcatacacacagagtgcagaagagtgtaacgtagtagaaattaaattagtagattgcattgtcatttatttttttattttttttcagtgtacttttcttaaaggtaAAGTTAAAATCGATGAAACTGAGTGTCTGGTGACACCCCCGCCTACTAGCGTGTAAGCGTTTATTtccgtgtggtgcagttaccatgtgtgttatttctggttgcaccgtgagtgagagcGGCGTTGGGTTTGATGACCTCCTGCTGGTTTGTGTCAGAGCATCaagatagacatttttatggccgaCTCATTTAGTTTGTCCGCTCTGAGAGCTGTAAGCCCTGCGAATATCGGGAATGGACTGCCGATATTCATTCGAATATCTTTGGAAAGTGAATTTATTTCAATAGTTCAATTCAAAATGTGAAACTTTTATGTTCATCATTCATTTTAAGACTagatttctttcatttcttaatcgttttgatgattataactcataatatgtggaaaattgtcaaaaagtagAATATTCCACTTCATAAAAGgatgaactgcaaaaacttcctgagcctttaaACTGGTCTCTCAGTCCCAACTGAACTCTTGAAATCCAGAAAACGTTTGCAGGATTTCTTGACGTGCGGCGGGATTTCATCTGGAAGATTGTCTTGAACGGGAACTTTCCAGCCCAACCTTGCCTTCCCTTTGCTTTCATGAAGAGCGGCTGACTGTCGATTGTCGTCCAGCAGTTCTCTTCAGTGCGTAAACGAGGCGTTCAAGAGAAAAACAAAGTGCCGGTCTTTCAGGACAAACCATAGTCGGACACGACTGAAGCCACGGTTCCACCAAGCGCTGCGGTGTGAAGCGCTGCATCCAGCTCACATGCAGCTCGTTTATAGAGATGAGTTACGACAACACCAATCAAAAAGGGGCGGGCCTACCTTTTTACAAAACAGGAAGCCAAAGGGGCTTCTCTTTTCAGTGGTTTGCATTTCTTTATTAGGAGCCTCCTCCGTTCTCCATCCTGCGTTTGCATCTTAGCCCCTCCCAAGATCAACTAGTCAAATATTATGCGGCTTGAGATtcgacttttatttatttaagaaatGCATATTCGCTCAAGGATCAAGGCTCAAGGAGCTTTATTATTTGCaaagtttattttttctcaAGCCTATACTTTTTCACTTTAACGTCGCAGGATGggggaaaaacatgtttttcttcattttttcgtaagacttttttttttcatgctgcTATGTTAAAGCAAAAGAAAACTGAAGAAATACTGTATAGGCCCCAGAAAATTTTAACTTTGCAAATTCTTAAGCTCCTTGATCCTTGGGCAAGTTAGTATTTCTTAAATAATTACAAGTCGAATCTCAAGCCGCATAATATTTGACCAGTTGGTGGTGGGAGGGGCTAAGATGCAAACGGAGGAGGTTCCTAATAAGGAAATGTGATCCgctgatgaagaaaaaaaaatgtttttcttattttcttaagCTGCTGCACTTACCCTGAAGTCTTGTGacgcagcagcttgaaaaaaataagaaaaatccCTTTTTTTCATCCTGCTAtgttaaagcaaaaaaaaaaaaatccagaaaaatagGTCCCACAAAATATTTACTTTCATTTAAAGTGACCATTTCCTCTCAGCCAATCAACAGAGTGCAATGTGTAACTGGCGCCGCCCTTTAGGTGTGGTGTGGTATTGCTGCATCGGTAATGCAATTGTCCTTGCTGTCTTGGTGGTTCATTTGTCTTGTTTATGTCCAGTTTAGAGTTCCACTTTTAGTTTAGAGTTCCACTTTCTGCAGTTCTTTATCACCTTGAAACATTATGAACCGTGTTAAATGCCGAACCAAACCAAACCGTACCGCTTGGTGGAACAGTGCAAGCTCCTTCTCcgacaaaaaaaagcatcaccCAGTGTTGAGTACATCCGAGTTCATCTTATCaagcgtgtgcatgtgcatcagtgactttttttcccacgAAAAGCCAAGTTTTAGCAGCCAGTTGTTTTTATTCGACCAAGAAGCACATCTGTCACCTTTGACTCAGAGTTGCTTTTGgttttttgaatgaaatgacAGCACGGGATGATTTCAAATGTACTTTTCTTGACATTTCAAAGCCTCGAAAGCTGCTCTTTTGGTTTTGGTGCCACACGTCGCCTTTCAAACATTGTGTACCACCAAATCTGTTCAGCATTTGTACCGTGTGATATGttcagaattattattattattattatgaaatctATTTGTGCCGGTCACTCAAGTCAGCATGAATCCTTGTAGTCGCAGGGTTCACACAAAAAggttgttattttaaaaagagcTGTAAATGATATCTCTAAATCTATGCATtgtatttcttcattttatGTGGCTTTCTTTACAGAGATATTTTATTGTAACACAGCGCTGTGAGATATTCTGGTGTCGTTGTCATCGTCTCCATGTTCTACATCGTCGTatggggtgggggcgggggggtgaaGTTTATTTAGAAAGTAGATGATGCAGTGGTTTATATGCTAAGCTTTTGTAAACTGACAATGTTGTATTTCTTGTATTTAGCTACTGTTTTCACGACATCGCGCAAAAAAAAAGCGAATTATTATTCTACTATATTACATTTCTATATTCAGCCTTCACAATGCAGATACATGGACCAATGGTTTTGTAGATTTAAgcattgaaaaaaagaaaaaaaatgcacttttacgTACATTTTATAGGTAAAAGTGCTTCATGACAAGAAAGAGTTGCCACATATTTTCAAATAAACATCTGTTACATTTAACTTATATACCGGAGACAAACTGAAACTGTGCCGTGTAATTTGCAATCAATACAAACATGTTACTTGTtcaatataaatgtattaaatcctgaataaatgtacttacgTGTTGAAGCCCTGCCATTtgtttgctctttttgttttaCTGAGTGACTTGGGGGGGGGAAACTTGTTTCTAAAAGAATTGAATCAatataagaatgaaaaaaacacatgcaattAATAGATTTTTCAAGTAAACAACTGACTTAAGTAATATGACGGgggttttttaaataaaataatcaacatacgataaaataaaaattgtaaatacttgAACACTACTGaaggtttaaaataaaattattaaaaaaaaaacaagcatttaatatcaatataaaaaaatcaaatgtaattcaaataaaacaattatgagatacattaaaaataaattgaatttacattgaatttaaaaaatacatttaatatcaattaaattaaattaataatataaaataaaatatacataagaTATCATTTTAAATAGAAATGagattaaattaattttttaaaaaatcatttgaaataaaacaattatatgagatacattttaaatgataagGATGAAAATACATGAacggaaaaatgtatttatataaaaaaaaatgtaaaaataaataaaaagtcaaaccaATTAATATAAAATCAAATATGCACAAACCAATTTTAAGTAAGAATAGAATtatcttaaataaataaataaataaacttcaaatcaaatgattaaaaactttttttaatcaGGCTGCAATCAAGCTCTAAATGTAAAGAATTCAACTAATGCAGTAGAATTTGcttcaataatttaaaaagatgaagtcaaacaaaacttttaccaaaaaaaatgaagatgtCGTCAATCCCTAAGTTCCACCTGCAGCACTTTTAGCAACTCTGGAaaagaatgaaacaaaaaaaaagaaaataagtttttaaattattagtGTGTTGGTGAACTTGGACTGGCCTGAGGTCAGATTTTTATCTCCACTAATGAGCCTGCTAACAATCAAAGCGACTCGTGTGGAGCCATGGTGTCAGAAGACCTCTaagtgagtgtgcgtgtgtgtgcgtgtgtgtgtgtgtgtgtgtgtgtgctccgtGCTAAATGTACGAGTCCATACGTGTTTGTCTTCCATCTTTTGTCCAACCAAGGAACCACAGAAGGTGTGGAACTTGATCACAAAAACAGTATAAACGTTAGAAGCTCCACAGTGAATGTCTTTTCTGCCTGCTTCCATACGAGCCACAGTCTGCAGCCCTCTTGCACCCCCCACCCCTGAACCCCATCACCCCGGACCGCAAAGCTGCCGGGCCCCGCTGGCTTTGACTTTGACTCCTGAGTCAAAGATAAGCACTGGGGATGGGCCTCGCAGAGACCAGACTAGACCTGTCATCTTGAGGGCCTCCATCATCCCAAAAGTCAAGAGGAggttctaaaataaaaaaagaagcaaaacaagAAGTAGTACACGATGTGATTATAGAATGTTTGCATTTCTTAAGTCTTTACAGCAATGTGGGCCGAGGTTTTGGTCTGAGGGTGAAGGcaaggcgtgtgtgtgtgtgtgtgtgagtgtgtgcgtgggggtgtgtgcgtgtgtgtgagcacATAAGAGAGGAATGTGGGTGTGGCCGCCTGCCAGGGTCATATATAGGATCCTTATGTTCCCTGTGAGTACCAGCCGGGCCGAGTCAGGACACAGTGTGAGAATGTTGGTGTCATGGAGTTCATGAGTGCTTTCATTTCAAGGGAAAAAGGTTCTTTCTGTGGATTATTACATGAAATGATGGCATGAATTATTATTCCTCATGAATGATATGTATTGGATTCACTCGGACAATATGTGCAGAGGTGCAAAGGAACTAATTATGTTGTGTGTGTAGGTTTTGAAAGGGTGATTGTACTTTTGCTTAAGTGGGGTTCTTGAAAGTGTTCTGCTTTGCTACAGTTGACGTCAAGAACATCAATAATCAGGAAAATGTGCACCTGGAGACAAGACAAGGTGAGGTTAGGCTTTGGTTTTAGGGGCTGGTTTgggattagggttagagttagattTAGTTTATGGTTGGGTTGGGTTTTAtttagtgttagggttaggaCTCCCCACTAGGATTAGGGATTGTGTTTGGTTTGGGGTTTTGAATAAGGGTTATGGTTCTATTTACGGTTAGGGTTAGGACTCCCCCTCGGGTTAGGGATTTTGTTGGGGTTGGGGTTTTGCTTATGTTTGAGGTTAGAGTTTTGGTTGAGGTTAGGGTTTTGATTAtgtttggggttagggttaggattaggaatTCCTCTCGGTTAGAGTTTTGGGTTGGTTTTAGGGTTTGGTTTGGGATTCGGGTTGGGGTTAGGATTTTTCTTATAGTTGGGGTTTTGGATTAGGGTTATGGTTCCATTTAGGTATTCAGGTAGGGGTAGGGTTAGGACTAGGGGAGACATTTTGTTGGGGTCTTGAATTAGGGTTATGGTTCTATTTTGGGGGTAGGGTTAGAAATCCCCCCTCGGGTCAGGACTCCCCCGTAAGGCGGAGGTTAGGGATTTTGCTGGGTTTGACATTTTGGTTATGTTTGAGGTTAGAGTTTTGGTTAAAGTTATGATTTTGGTTGATGTTAGGGTGAGGGTTTTGGTTATGGTTGGGGTTAGGATTTTGGTCAATAATGGGTTCATTTTAGGGTTCTATATAAAGGAGCAAACTGCAGCGACCTCTGCTTGTGAAGTTCACTTGAGGCTGCTGACATATTTCAAGTCAGACCGGTGTCGTTACGTATACCAGGAGATTTACTGTACAATCTAtaccgtgtgtgcgtgtgcatgtgtgtgtgtgtgtgtgtgtgtgtggagtgcATATGACTGTGGACTGTGTGACGCTAGCAAGAGGTCAGGGAGAGAGAAAATGTGTCAGGACAAAAGCTGCCTGCAGCAAAAGACTGATGTGGAATGTAACCAACCTGGAAGCTAACGTCTTCTGGGCCAAATGGCTTCCAGGGAAGCATCAATCACCAGGAGAGGAAGCAGCGAGGtggtcaagtgtgtgtgtgtgtgtgtgtgtgtgtgtgtgtgtgcgtgtgtgtgtgcgtgtgcgtgtaatATCAGAGGTCATGTCAGGACACCAATCAAACCCCCGGCTGGCCCGTCTCCTCTGAACTTACACAACAGCGAGCCTCCATCTGGTTCTTTTTAGCGCTCTCGCTGGAAGTGATGACGGCGGCCCCTTAGATTGGACGAGGCATTGGTGCGACCTGCCGCCTGCTGCGTGGTCGGCCTtcaattcaagtgtaaaaatacgtCTTGAGCCTATTTAGAGCTTTTATGTCATGGCTGCAGCAGCTCCCTGGCTGGACAAATGGGACTTGAAATACCGACGGACTCTCAATGAAGAATGTGAAGCACTTTGGTAAAAATCCAACAAGACTTGGGAGCTGAATGGGACCTCCGGGGGACTTCCTCGCTTTACTGGTGGTCCTGAAGATGGATCAACAATTCACTTTGCTGGAGTGAATGCTCGGTTTTTAAGTCTTAATGTAATAAAAGCTTATGGccaatattttaataaatgctTAATAAACATTAGTTTGCTTCCTCCTCCAGGGGAACGCCATCATAATATCACCAGACCAGTTTCTAAAGCAACAAAGACCAACAATTACAATAATATTATTCATTTCATGTGAGA is drawn from Dunckerocampus dactyliophorus isolate RoL2022-P2 chromosome 12, RoL_Ddac_1.1, whole genome shotgun sequence and contains these coding sequences:
- the foxo1a gene encoding forkhead box protein O1-A produces the protein MAEAAQQPHLVEIDPDFEPLPRPRSCTWPLPRPEFINPGDSNTSSPVPSVKQEPAGNVEFINNLSLLEESEDFSEQKPVLLCTDFQCQETCLHRHPATHHQHHPNPQLQQQHPQQQQQQQQVPLLSSPVTSSSSAAAAAAAAAAQRKSSSSRRNAWGNMSYADLITKAIESSPENRLTLSQIYDWMVKSVPYFKDKGDSNSSAGWKNSIRHNLSLHSRFVRVQNEGTGKSSWWMLNPEGGKSGKSPRRRAASMDNNSKFTKSRGRAAKKKLSLQGGPDGGADSPGSYNKWPGSPNSHSNDDFDAWNSFRPRTSSNASTVSGRLSPFMPEDDLGEADVHMGYPGAPGPKMTATLPSLTEMTGSLGHSSENVMENLLDNLNLLSPNNSQVGGGATTPGSSQSSPSPMMQPSPGYPSYSSPSMVSQPPQEYRKCVYGQAGMNTMPPMTMQTLPESKTTFGPAISPYSCSAGLLKELLTSDTDQHGDLLPSVDTVVSQSSGGCMLPAYSSGQHAAKLMAGGNGHHHGLSHPRPHSVHSQAPPTSAAMNGRLLMSLNHSGSTARLPSTKNPMQMPYGLSSHLSGGGAPGTFCPINTNGYGRLGLAPPSHLEKLPSDLDDMSIEKFEFDMETVLHETLMDGDSLDFNFEPMVTQQGFPHGVKTTTHSWVSG